Part of the Diprion similis isolate iyDipSimi1 chromosome 10, iyDipSimi1.1, whole genome shotgun sequence genome, TTGAAGGGTTATGCATGTAGTGTAGTCCTTACAGCAGTTtccctttctttctctttccatcCTATttcatcgttgaaaaattcgagCAATTTCTCCCGTTCTAATgatattcgcaaaaaatttttgcaaaaaatttcttccacctttttcaaaatcgaatcaTATTCGTggaagtttacttttttcttttaacccACGTCCATTTAGGGGTACCCTGGTAACAATTTTGAACTTGACatatatatctccaaatatggAAGTTCACATAtctgaaatgcaaaaaatggcttaacagccccattctatatgcaattctgaacaaaagcACCTCGACacatttgtatttttcattcattaataaagaaatggcattaATTCTAGGAATTTACTATCATGGTTTCATAAAACTCATTTCATTTCTGTATTTCTGCGCCGAGTGAAAATATAGGagcaaggggggggggggggggggggctgagTGAgcccccttaagaaaatatgcCTAAAATCAGATAAAATGTTTAAAGTAATTATGTTAATTTATGTTTAATAAAAAGATCGAGcggttaattttatccctcgttatttaaaaaattttaaggtttcCACTTTGCCCACCCCCCTAAtgatgtttttgttcagaattgcgtatagaatggggctgttaagccgtttttcatatttgaaaTTCGTGGGCTTCGATATTCGGAGATATATCATATCGCGTTACTAATGCCAAAAGGACGTAtcacaaaacaaaattttctccaatcaAGTTAAAACTGTGTAGCTATAATGTATTAAtctatggaaaaaattgaaaacaaaatttttccacagatttatacattatagaaatttttaaattgattacagaaaaaatttgttttttatacgcCCTTTTTGTTCTGCAGATTTTGAGACACGCTGTTTTGGCATTAGTAACGCGATTTACTTTAACTTCGAAATCGACTTGTGTGTACAAGTCGTTATACCAGCGAATTTTCTCCCCCCAAattccattattttcatcctttaGTTTTCAGAATTACTTGTAATTTCACACAGAAACCGCGTGTATTTTCAcctttacattattttttataccctaACGGATCGCAGAGAAttgacagagagagagagagagagagggaaggaaGAAAACTCCCGATGAAAAACTggcagttaaaaaaattcctcaatcAAAGAAAACGAGGTGGAATCGTTAAGATGGAATTGCAGTTAGCCGCGTCCCGTGAAACTGTACTTCGAATTATCCCTGCATATTTTTATCCCCCCTCCCCTGCTCTCCTCATTCCGCCGTCGTTACAGGCTTTATTGTTATCGTCTGCACGATTGGCATGAAATTGAGAGCACTGGCTTAATTAACGACGAGACAACATATTACACATGATGTTGTACATTTATTCAACACATCCCATTCCGCATTTCTTTTCTCGCCATACATACATTGTATTAATATATGCATCTACGTATATACAACTGTTGTACGTATATCAGTTTTTGTGTGTATGCACGTATAATCATGTACTTATACCTTCTATCGAACGGGGCCAATAGTTCTTGGTCAAACAACGGCAAAAGATACACATCTTTGCGACaaacaatatgtatatataattgttaTACGTACGTGTATTAATAATCTTTTACGTTTGTATATGTGTTATacacatattacatatacacataaataTCTTATATAAGAATCATTTCTGATTATATATGCTATATTCGTGtattatcaaatattataatttatacccTGGGTATATAAcggattaataattttcaacttctcATCAATTCTCAATCTCTGTTGCAGCGATTTAACCGTTGTATTTACATGCAGGGATTCACACAACTGTTTTCTACGAAATTCTTCTTGTTCACTAAACTTTtacatctatatgtatacatatatttatgcatataaaataaatattacatcaTTCCTGATTGATCGgttcacttttatttatatttttaataaagttgtgtgtataaattaatttctatatataatataataataataataataataataataataataataatagtacatGCTAATAATTCCATATCTATAATTCTTACAGAATTTTTACGtctttaaataatattaataataataataataataataataatgatcgtAACAAAGGAATCTACTTCGTGTAAATTTATCGTATTATTGCAACTaatgttatattttcatttaacgcATGCGCGTTTAATCACGTCGCGATTCTGATTtcaagaatcaatttttcgttattcacGTTGTcggtttattaaaatttaatatttcataccAAATTCACATTGTTTaccgatttttattctcgtgttttaagcatttacaatattacattgtataatatgtacaaaaattgtttattcatcggagaaatgaaaattcgtttatattatatattttgttttttctttgcaaactTATTCctcctatatttttttttctcctattaCTGCATTGTTTACGCtacataatgataataataataataataataataaaaaataacaatgatagatggagtaatgataataaattccaTACCGCACACAGCCCATCGCTACTTCACATACCTAGAAGGAcataaaaaatctttcaaacaGGACACGTGTTATACGTGTAAAACGCATAGATCCATACGGCGAATcgatcattcaaattttcacaggcACACGGtactttatatgtataattgtttaattatttactcTTCTAACTATTTACTATATGCCTACATAGGTATATCATATGTCATCATGTTGTATATTGCAGGGTAGACTCGGAAACGAAAGAGCtataaacgaaacaaaaatctcTACGTTATCGttaattatcgttattattactaatatCAATAACGTTTttgattccatttttttcttactcttttCAGTCCCTCTCCAAATCTAAatgtgtgtaataaatttcttaCGTTATTACTTTCCAATATAGGAACAACAAATCTcggggaataaaaattaatcccaATGAGATCAATTTCCTGcatgaacaaaaatattcaattttacgatttacttttcatttctgctttttatttcgacaatttttcctgaaatctttagaattttcattagaaaattaatgaatttgtATTGTATGCGTAATGAGTCTGTATAGTAATTTGCCCCTAAACACGTACACAACGAATCTATATAGTtatgtataatgaaaatgaaatttgatgaaaatagtttattaaaattcaccaataacaataatgacgatgacgatgacgataaaaattctcgaagGATGATTGTAAAATCGAGTGTACATCATTTTTGCGCGTGAATCGTGTGTCAGTGTGGTGAAAacaaaagagatgaaaagagaaaaatattcctcTTCAGAGTTGAACGAAACTCTGgtgattgtttattttatttttattttttttttgttttgttttcttttttttttttttaaataatatcggGACGCTATAATAGGAACTCAATATTCACCATTAGTTGCCCGAACTTTCTATATACTTTCTACatgtataggtgtatatatagtacAGTATACGTATTTATATGGACGAGTAGGTACGAGTGCATcgtgtatataggtacatacatgtgtaataatatcattattgtatacatattatgccattattgtatgtatagtaaTATGTTAAAACTATCGATAAATCCGcttgtacaaaaaatttgtttgtataacctatatacatacgtacatatgtatgtacgtatgtatatatttgtttagTTTCATTTTAGTTTAGTTGAATTGATATCTCGACATTACATCTATACAATGCTATACCTACCTattgcattatacatatagagtCTTAAATTAAGCGTTTCATTCGCGTAATTCACCTTCGCAGATTAATATGATGTccaatgatttttaataatcataTTTTACTCGCAAAACGTACACGTAACTACGTTGTTAGACACACACAGTTCAATTCAGCGAGAACTCCCGtaattcgataatttcaaCGTGATTTTGTTACAGATTCTAAGCCATAGTGAAGGCATCAGCCATGTTCACATTTTCACGTAGAGTTGCACTGCATAAAGTCGCGACGTTCAGGCCTCGAGAAAGATCATCTACCAGGTATACCAATCCATGGGATTCGGTGAAACTTGATGCTCACCCCTCCAGCGAAGTCCTTTTCCTTCGACTGCCAGTCCCCTCAATGATTAATTTTCCGTTTctgctgtttttcatgttttacttcttctttttacctacatatattattattcgcaCAATTCGGATGCATCGATTCGGTAGAAATTGACTAGGAACATCCACAACGTTCGACAACCATCCCCGGTATTTTAGTGAACACTATTTGGTACTCGCTGTCGAAGTATAGCATCGAGATTTGCGACATTCTACGCGCTGTGCAGCATGGTCCGGAGTTGTGCGGTGGCTCGGCCAAGCTCACTATGTGCGTGTTTGGGTATTCCGTCAAAAATGCCATCGGACAATCGCCGGAACAGTAGTTGGCATCGTATCTGTAACACCGAAATAAAAACAGCCCTGTTTTGTAACGTCGAACGATTTGTGCAACTCCCACTCCTCGACAATACAGGTGTCATGTGTACATGCAGGTAGACATGTATCCGTAAAACGGATGTTAGGACATTTCGCGAGATGAATAACAGCGATAAAAGTAGACGGTTACAGTCGGATAAAGAGATCGGAAATCCGTAGCGGGAAACGATTTTCGTCTAGCGACAGGAAAAGGTGAAACTCGGTTAGACAtgacgagaattttttcaggttaaGATTATCTCGAACAATCGATGTCGTGGCAAACTTTTATCGTCAACTTACCGATCACCGATCACTGCCACGAGTCATCATTAAcgatataatttcaattcgtCACTTGACTCGTGATAGTTTTGGATCTGGTGTTTCGTTTCGAGTTAAGTTGGCACCACTGCCGTGGCAAGTTCTCGCCGACCAATGAATTTCGATCAttccgcgcatgcgcactcGGCCTGCAGAGTTTCACCCTTTCCTCTCGGAGTTCGGGTAATCCTCGACCCTATTCTTCACGGCGCGTTGTTAACGAACGACTGGACACTCACCTTTTAGGCGCGATGATCCAGTCCCACCCAAACTTCTCGAAATCGACGGTGAGCTTGTAGCGGCAGCAACGCGACTCCTGACTCGCCTCGTCGCAGTTGAGTCCAACGGTCCTCTTGACCCTGCCACTCCGCCTCGAGTCGAGGTCCTCGATCTCTACGTCGAGGTAAGGCGTGTGTTCGGCGTCCGGGTCGAGCTCCATCAACTTGAAGTTGCTCCTTCTGTGCCCGTTCGAACCGGCCTGGAGCTTTATCGCTACCCCGAGGTTGTCGCGGGGGTGTTTGAACCACATGGCCACCATCCTTTTCACGTCTATAACTATCCAGTCGCCGTTCCTCTCGGGTCGCGGATGCTTCGTCGTCAGCTGGGGGCCCAGAAGCGGCCCTCCGTTCTCTGAGCTCCCCCTCAGGATCCTCTGGAGCGTGACGGTGATCGGACCCCTCGCGCTCTCCTGCTGGAACCCGGACCTGAGAACCTCGCGATCGGGACTTTCATGGTCGCTCCCCCAGACCCAAAGCGAGAGCTTGGCTTCCCGAACCCGGTGCTGGACTATCTTGTCCGAGAATTTGAAGTACAGGACGTCCAGGTTTCCCTTGGCGTGTCGCAGCCGCGGATctggaagaaaaatatcatagATCTTTTATTCCCGTACAGTTCCACGTATACTTTTACCTGTCTGTTGAAAACCAGATGGTCGTGTTTTATTTGCATCATTTTTCGCTCGTTACAAGCTCATTGTTTTTTCtgccttttttttaaatacctttTGTTAAAACCGTACAGCCGGCCGCGTTAAAACTTTCAAAGCGGTAATACGTGACGACCGGGAAATCGCGAGGCACGTTTTGCGGACGGTTGTTTCATATTCGCGAACCTTTACTATCAGCGTTTTTACTCGacaatatacctacgtacgtcAGTCGCGACACAAATTGTAACACGTAGATTTCCTCGGTTACCAATTGTTATACATTTACGTACGTAAGTTTCAGAAATGAGAGATTTTAAAAGGCTGCCGTTCTATTTTAGCACGCGAAATTTCTCAACTTCGCCAACGCatgagatgaaaaaacaagaatgaaTTCTACGTCATTTGATTAATGTTGGCAAgattcttgtttcttttttctcttccctcccccctccctctccaTTCTGGCCCTCTTTCTGATCTCTTTTTACCTCCAAACAACGATCTGCAGTGAtttgcaagaattttttctctaccgcgtactgtatataataattatctaaACGTACTAAACTTTCCGATTAGATAAAACCACACACGCGTTATGAATTCCATGACTCGATTGAACTTTATCAGACTTAGAGGCGTTGAAATTTCGGCTAAATATAACGTCATTAATTCTCACATTATCTCCTTATTTCACATTTACACGCGGTTTATTATCATACCAAGTATAATGTAATACgtgcaaaaatattgttaGCCGGAGACCAAATCGAAACagtgaaaaattgcgaaagaCGAAGTAGAtatgtttgtatgtatatgcagATGGTGGACAGCGGAATTGGAAAAACTTCAGGGTGCGAGGAGTTGACGGAAACCAAACATGACGGTTCAGAATGAATTCGCACGGCTAGAATTATTATGTAGGGGATGCTAGTTGCGTTTGGCGAGAAATCTCGGTAGGCAGAAGACGCCGAGACAGCGGTTCAGTTTAAATATAGTATACCTATAAAAGCATTACTCTGAACAACGACGGGTCGGTCAGTCGCTCGAGTATGACGCCTCGGTATTTAAACTGATGCAGTAGAGGAAACGATTGCATTTTGCTTGCTTTCATGCTGTCCATTGTACGCAGACATTTGTATGGCAGGTGACGACGCAACAAGGGGATGCAAAATGTCCCAAGATGTCTTCACGCGTTGGCAATAACAATTTGAATCattcgaagaaatttttctccatgAGCTAGCGTacggtatacctatacagtcTCTTCTAACTGCACGTGTCTCGAGAATCTATGGTCCGAATTATGTGCCACACATCCATTTTCTAGACACTTGCCAAGTTTCATTGGCAGCCTGATCGTACAATGGATTATTAACATTTTGCCCAACAATCTTGTGCACGTGTATTATCGTGCGGGAGAGGTTAGGTTTCTcgaattttcgtattttctaGATGGTCATATAGTGCGTTTTGGACGATATAATGGCCACGTGTCGGCCCTGTAATTTTCAGGTCACGAATTGTTATCTTTCACTTCCTATCCTGAGGTCGCGATATTCTAATCGCATGACgacgataaaaattcacatcaaatttttattgcccGACACGTTTTAGTATTTACAGATGcacacacacgtatgtacGCTGTACATGTAAGCTATCTCCATATAATTAAAATCCAGAACTGATTAATCAGTGAGGATAATCATTATCTGCAACTTTGATGTGATGGGATGTGACGTACTCGTCTCTTCTCTTGTTTGCTCGACGTTGCCTCCAATCTTACGTACACTTCATATATGTCTGTAACCAGAATTTCGTAATTCGATTTTCTACGGTGTTTCGTtccaaaagaaattttcacagcTGATCAAGTTCGTCTGAAGTCAAATCtctttgatttaaaaatttttctttaccttcATCCCGAGTTCgctacgaggttgaagttagtaacgttaacgttaagaaacattgaaaagaaaaattccctatttttgtgttttgagagtgtgttttgtttcatAACGGTTTACCGAATGTCgtaacaattcaaaaatcgcaaagtaACAGTTTTCCTTagcatgaatcgttacgataacgttactaacttcaatatgatAGGTTTCTTCCCCTTCAAGGAAGTTCAAATACCCGGTAATCGCTCTCCATTCCACCCTCTATCGTTTTTCTATAAGTTCTGTATTCAGATGTACACATATTCGATTGAAGATTTGTAATAaatgtacacacacacgtacacgcGCGAGTAAATGGGCTGCGCGATTACGATTCGGTCCTTGGTGTGTTA contains:
- the LOC124411898 gene encoding growth/differentiation factor 8-like; this translates as MTRLLVLCLVLLGALDGISLSRNAVRKTTLVAQAAGGSCNACRMHEDLRALSLQAIKEQILSKLGLKQAPNMTGRPLPKIPPISRLMDLYGIQSDQPVDQVEPGLTRHEEVDEYAAKTENVIALAQPHPRLRHAKGNLDVLYFKFSDKIVQHRVREAKLSLWVWGSDHESPDREVLRSGFQQESARGPITVTLQRILRGSSENGGPLLGPQLTTKHPRPERNGDWIVIDVKRMVAMWFKHPRDNLGVAIKLQAGSNGHRRSNFKLMELDPDAEHTPYLDVEIEDLDSRRSGRVKRTVGLNCDEASQESRCCRYKLTVDFEKFGWDWIIAPKRYDANYCSGDCPMAFLTEYPNTHIVSLAEPPHNSGPCCTARRMSQISMLYFDSEYQIVFTKIPGMVVERCGCS